In Entelurus aequoreus isolate RoL-2023_Sb linkage group LG02, RoL_Eaeq_v1.1, whole genome shotgun sequence, one genomic interval encodes:
- the LOC133640530 gene encoding normal mucosa of esophagus-specific gene 1 protein-like, protein MRGFFQMLRKKKELIPLIGFMTLAATGATTASIYFLLTKSDVILNKTSNPEPWERVDPTTPQKLFTINQQWKPVEELELVKRLTK, encoded by the exons ATGAggggattttttcaaatgttaagaaagaaaaaagag CTGATCCCACTGATCGGTTTCATGACTTTAGCTGCAACAGGAGCCACTACGGCTTCTATCTATTTTCTTCTCACCAAATCTGACGTCAT TTTAAATAAGACCTCCAATCCAGAACCATGGGAGAGAGTGGATCCAACCACGCCCCAAAAG CTTTTCACCATCAATCAGCAGTGGAAGCCAGTGGAGGAACTGGAGTTGGTGAAGCGTCTCACCAAATAA
- the LOC133640495 gene encoding ATPase family gene 2 protein homolog B-like, which produces MFLKLLAVDASDRGSQRCRLGPGLLSALGLSLGSPLLVSFPGGNCLCAAWPRPDLAEGFLQVDMKCCSPGLIRHPPSRLTLDPQQQLTHVPCPKLKGMKLSVVVQSVEFRRNAPPRLVHELVKDMLKGALVHRNHVVNLEDFDTDIKYVVIESIYPDTNTAGLVTSKTGMEIADIQTVRHFTTRLQDQDTVSLGGLEEVSALLMEMLQLPLLYPGTLGSMGVSCPRGLLLVGPPGVGKTQLVRKVVGEVGASLVVVRGPEVVGSRPGESEERLRAMFVQARAAAEEGPCVLFLDELDSLCPRRTGSSAPENRLVAQLLTLMDGVDQSDRFLVVGATNRPDSLDPALRRPGRFDREVVIGVPTLQQRAAILSVLCEKMPVCPSVEIAELAKRTTGYVGSDLSALCREAAMHAILENAKGSGEQVVGMKHFLEALKLVQPSCLRSSLGRTDISPVTWDQIGGLEEIKLKLRQSIEWPMMYPEAFTRLGLCSPRGVLLYGPPGCSKTSLVRATASGSHCTFLSVSGADLYSPYVGDSEKALSQLFRQARACAPCILFLDEIDSLIGSRSCSQAPNGVQTRLLSVLLNEMDGVGLKTLERRGEQKILQVDGEMGNHTKKQLVCQEVCNKDVMVVAATNRPDCLDSALLRPGRLDQIIYVPPPDQQARLAILKVCTKSMPVGPDVCLEELAAKTDLYSGADLESLCKESALLALFEENMEASSIKHTHFLQSLKKMTPSLTAQQIQTYQTAAR; this is translated from the exons ATGTTTCTGAAATTGTTGGCAGTAGATGCATCGGATCGAGGCTCGCAGAGATGCAGACTCGGTCCAGGCTTGTTATCAGCCCTGGGCTTGAGTCTGGGCTCCCCGCTGCTGGTGTCTTTTCCTGGGGGAAACTGTCTGTGTGCCGCCTGGCCTCGGCCTGACCTTGCCGAGGGCTTCCTGCAGGTGGACATGAAGTGCTGTTCTCCAGGTCTGATCCGTCATCCACCTTCACGGCTAACCCTGGACCCccagcagcagctcacacatgtACCCTGTCCCAAACTGAAAGGCATGAAATTAAGCGTGGTCGTGCAGTCTGTTGAGTTTAGAAGAAATGCACCTCCCCGACTTGTTCATGAGCTTGTAAAAGACATGCTGAAGGGAGCCTTGGTGCATAGGAATCACGTTGTAAACCTTGAGGATTTTGACAcagacattaaatatgttgtcattGAAAGCATCTATCCGGATACTAACACAGCTGGACTTGTTACCTCCAAAACTGGTATGGAAATCGCTGACATCCAGACTGTCCGGCACTTCACAACGCGTCTTCAGGACCAGGACACAGTGTCTCTGGGGGGACTGGAGGAG GTGAGTGCGTTGCTGATGGAGATGCTGCAGCTGCCATTGCTCTATCCAGGCACTCTTGGTTCTATGGGTGTGTCTTGTCCAAGAGGCTTGCTGCTGGTTGGGCCTCCAGGTGTTGGGAAGACCCAGCTGGTGCGCAAAGTGGTGGGAGAAGTGGGAGCAAGCCTGGTCGTGGTAAGAGGGCCAGAG GTGGTGGGGTCCCGACCAGGTGAGAGCGAGGAGAGGTTGCGAGCCATGTTTGTGCAGGCTCGCGCCGCAGCAGAGGAGGGTCCATGCGTGCTGTTCTTAGACGAGTTGGACTCTCTGTGTCCGAGAAGGACTGGGTCGTCAGCACCAGAGAACCGCCTGGTGGCTCAGCTCCTCACACTAATGGACGGGGTGGACCAGTCAGATCGATTCCTGGTTGTCGGTGCCACCAACCGACCGGACAGCTTAGACCCAGCACTGCGCAGGCCTGGAAGATTTGACAGAGAG GTTGTCATCGGGGTTCCCACCTTGCAGCAGAGAGCTGCTATCTTGTCTGTTCTTTGTGAAAAGATGCCAGTTTGTCCCAGTGTGGAGATAGCAGAACTGGCAAAGAGGACCACAGGTTATGTCGGTTCGGACCTCAGCGCCCTCTGCAGAGAGGCCGCCATGCACGCTATACTGGAAAATGCAAAG GGTTCGGGAGAGCAGGTAGTGGGTATGAAGCATTTCCTGGAGGCTCTGAAGTTGGTGCAGCCCTCCTGCCTGCGTAGCAGCCTGGGGAGGACAGACATCTCTCCAGTAACTTGGGACCAAATCGGAGGCCTTGAGGAGATCAAACTGAAACTAAGACAg AGTATTGAGTGGCCGATGATGTACCCCGAGGCTTTTACCCGTCTAGGTCTGTGTAGCCCTCGTGGTGTTCTTCTATATGGCCCTCCAGGATGTTCTAAGACGTCGCTGGTCCGAGCAACAGCCTCCGGCTCCCACTGCACCTTCTTGTCTGTCAGTGGTGCTGACCTCTACTCTCCCTATGTGGGAGACTCAGAGAAGGCTTTGTCACAG TTGTTTCGCCAGGCACGGGCCTGCGCTCCTTGCATCTTGTTCCTCGACGAGATTGACTCTCTGATTGGCTCGCGGTCCTGCAGTCAGGCACCTAATGGCGTTCAGACTCGACTCTTATCTGTGCTTCTCAATGAGATGGACGGTGTCGGTCTGAAGACGCTGGAAAGGAGAGGAGAGCAGAAGATCCTCCAAGTAGACGGAGAAATGGGAAACCACACTAAGAAGCAG TTGGTCTGCCAGGAGGTGTGTAACAAAGATGTGATGGTTGTAGCAGCCACAAACAGACCAGACTGTTTGGACAGTGCTCTACTGAGGCCTGGCAGACTGGACCAAATTATCTACGTACCACCACCAGACCAGCAG GCCCGTCTCGCCATCCTGAAAGTGTGCACAAAGTCCATGCCTGTGGGTCCTGACGTATGTTTGGAGGAGCTGGCTGCTAAGACTGATCTTTACTCTGGAGCTGACCTGGAAAGTCTTTGTAAAGAG TCTGCACTGCTGGCGTTGTTCGAAGAAAACATGGAAGCTTCGTCCATCAAGCACACACACTTCCTGCAGTCCCTCAAGAAAATGACACCTTCTCTCACGGCCCAGCAAATCCAAACATACCAAACAGCTGCCAGAtaa